The following coding sequences lie in one Miscanthus floridulus cultivar M001 chromosome 9, ASM1932011v1, whole genome shotgun sequence genomic window:
- the LOC136482106 gene encoding uncharacterized protein codes for MATASGSSASHGFPKRLRPGLPLIPCGKCRDEMKIVMEYRVKKEGPNKDRIFYKCPDRNWDGSGRCSGFYWEEEYVELVQKYLAQQADTAANEAVIQPKKPKDVAQSGDLSVLVEIGREILVLLKYEPSLDV; via the exons atggcaactgcttccgggtcctcggcctctcatgggtttccaaagcgacttaggccgggccttcctctcattccatgcggcaagtgtcgtgatgagatgaagattgtgatggagtaccgagtgaagaaggagggtcccaacaaggatcgtatcttctacaagtgtccggatcgcaat tgggatggcagtggacgatgttcaggcttctactgggaggaagagtatgttgaactcgtgcaaaaatatcttgcacaacaggcagatacggcggctaatgaggcagtgatccagccgaagaagcccaaagatgttgcacaatcgggggatctgtctgttttagttgagattggtcgcgaaatccttgtgctcctgaaat atgagccgtcattggatgtataa